The following coding sequences lie in one Mesorhizobium sp. NZP2298 genomic window:
- a CDS encoding FAD-binding oxidoreductase, producing MALSDLNPVERNEEGIAAVLGILKQQLGERFQTGQAIRSQHAHTTTYIPTQAPDGVAFPETTAEVQEIVRACAAHRVPVIAFGVGSSLEGHTNAPGGGISVDTSRMNRILSVNPQDLDCTVEPGVTREDLNRHLRDTGLFFPIDPGANASLGGMAATRASGTNAVRYGTMRENVLSLTAVMADGETVTTGKRAKKSSAGYDLTRLMVGSEGTLGIITALTLKLQGIPQAISGGVCPFPSVEAACNAVIATIQMGIPVARIELVNALQMRAMKNYSKLDYPESPCLFVEFHGSDAGVAEQAETFGMIAEENGGGPFLWTSVAEERTKLWKARHDAYWSSLTLRPGAKGLSTDVCVPISRFAECVTETEADIAEMGLIAPIVGHAGDGNFHVLVLMDVNDPNEIALSEKFVARLNLRAIAMDGTCTGEHGIGQGKIGFLRRELGHGVDIMRTIKQALDPQNIMNPGKILPDVG from the coding sequence ATGGCTCTGAGCGACCTCAATCCGGTCGAACGCAATGAGGAAGGCATCGCGGCGGTGCTCGGCATCCTCAAGCAACAGTTGGGCGAGCGCTTCCAGACCGGCCAGGCCATCCGCTCGCAGCACGCGCACACCACCACCTATATCCCGACGCAGGCGCCCGATGGCGTCGCTTTCCCGGAGACGACGGCCGAGGTGCAGGAGATCGTGCGCGCCTGCGCGGCGCACCGCGTGCCGGTCATCGCCTTCGGTGTCGGCTCGTCGCTGGAAGGCCATACCAACGCGCCGGGCGGCGGCATCTCGGTCGACACGTCGCGCATGAACCGCATTCTTTCGGTCAACCCGCAGGATCTCGACTGCACGGTCGAGCCTGGCGTGACACGTGAGGATCTGAACCGGCATCTGCGCGACACCGGCCTGTTCTTTCCGATCGATCCGGGCGCCAATGCCTCGCTTGGCGGCATGGCGGCGACGCGGGCTTCCGGTACCAATGCGGTGCGCTACGGCACGATGCGCGAGAACGTGCTGTCGCTGACGGCCGTCATGGCCGATGGCGAGACGGTGACGACCGGCAAGCGGGCCAAAAAGAGCTCGGCCGGCTACGATTTGACCAGGCTTATGGTCGGCTCGGAAGGCACGCTCGGCATCATCACCGCACTGACGTTGAAGCTGCAAGGCATTCCACAGGCAATCTCCGGCGGCGTATGTCCGTTCCCGAGTGTCGAAGCGGCCTGCAACGCCGTCATCGCGACGATCCAGATGGGCATTCCGGTGGCGCGCATCGAACTGGTCAACGCGCTGCAGATGCGGGCGATGAAGAATTATTCCAAACTCGATTATCCCGAGAGCCCGTGCCTGTTCGTGGAGTTCCACGGCAGCGATGCCGGCGTTGCCGAACAGGCCGAGACTTTCGGCATGATCGCCGAGGAAAATGGTGGCGGCCCGTTCCTGTGGACAAGCGTCGCCGAGGAGCGCACCAAACTTTGGAAGGCCAGGCACGACGCCTATTGGTCGTCGCTGACGCTGCGGCCGGGCGCCAAGGGCCTGTCGACCGATGTCTGCGTGCCCATCTCGCGCTTTGCCGAGTGTGTCACCGAAACCGAGGCCGATATCGCCGAGATGGGCCTGATCGCGCCGATCGTCGGCCATGCCGGCGACGGCAATTTCCACGTGCTGGTGCTGATGGATGTGAACGACCCGAACGAGATAGCGCTGTCGGAAAAGTTCGTCGCGCGGCTCAATTTGCGGGCGATCGCCATGGATGGCACCTGCACCGGCGAGCACGGCATTGGCCAGGGCAAGATCGGCTTCCTGCGCCGCGAACTCGGCCACGGCGTCGACATCATGCGCACCATCAAGCAGGCGCTCGACCCGCAAAACATCATGAATCCCGGCAAGATCCTGCCCGATGTGGGGTAG